Proteins encoded together in one Cohaesibacter intestini window:
- a CDS encoding nucleotidyltransferase family protein yields MVSYHSPTGVAAWTDLKRSLKDDSLPDYLGAPYVKTINGRKYWYDQYRIGNDRIHRYVGEDGPEMRDRLSRHEAISRNREQSRKNRSRLMRILRAEDYLVSDVANGQAVSAMAKVGVFRLGGTLVGTQAFRCYEGELGVRLPLDQAAMTLDIDIASFERLSIALDDVVDRPLDEVFRDLEFEPVPTLDPGKTWKWRQTTRETLVEFLTPSFEEAEEIRSLPALGVSAQSLHFLNYLIAEPIQVPFLYRSGVLVQVPRPERYAIHKLIVADRRRNRDLKSAKDLAQAEYLIGILLRDRPDDLREAYETAMDAGPAWRRHIASSLDKIPSVREILHLTESSSK; encoded by the coding sequence ATGGTATCCTATCACTCCCCCACCGGCGTCGCCGCATGGACCGATCTCAAACGGTCCCTCAAGGACGATTCCCTGCCCGATTACCTTGGGGCGCCTTACGTCAAGACCATAAATGGCCGGAAATACTGGTACGACCAATACCGCATCGGCAACGACAGGATCCATCGCTATGTCGGCGAGGACGGCCCGGAAATGCGGGATCGCCTATCCCGGCACGAGGCCATTTCGCGCAACAGGGAGCAATCCCGCAAGAACAGGTCCCGCCTCATGCGGATCCTGCGCGCCGAGGACTACCTCGTCTCCGACGTCGCCAACGGACAGGCCGTGTCCGCCATGGCCAAGGTCGGCGTCTTCCGCCTCGGGGGAACGCTCGTCGGCACCCAGGCCTTCAGGTGTTACGAGGGCGAATTGGGCGTACGCCTACCCCTCGACCAGGCCGCCATGACCCTGGACATCGACATTGCCAGCTTCGAGCGCCTCTCGATCGCCCTCGACGATGTCGTCGACCGTCCCCTCGACGAGGTGTTCCGGGACCTCGAATTCGAACCGGTTCCCACCCTCGATCCCGGCAAGACGTGGAAATGGCGCCAAACCACCAGGGAAACACTCGTCGAATTCCTGACGCCTTCTTTCGAGGAGGCGGAGGAAATCCGTTCTCTTCCCGCCCTGGGCGTCTCCGCCCAGAGCCTGCATTTCCTGAACTACCTGATCGCCGAGCCGATCCAGGTCCCGTTCCTTTACCGTTCCGGCGTCCTCGTCCAGGTTCCCCGCCCCGAACGCTACGCGATCCACAAGCTCATCGTCGCCGACCGCCGACGGAACCGGGACCTCAAATCCGCAAAGGACCTCGCCCAGGCCGAATACCTGATCGGCATCCTTTTGCGGGACCGCCCGGACGATCTTCGGGAAGCGTACGAGACCGCCATGGACGCCGGACCCGCCTGGCGCAGGCACATCGCGTCCAGCCTGGACAAAATCCCGTCCGTCCGCGAGATTTTACACCTGACGGAAAGCTCCTCGAAATGA
- a CDS encoding helix-turn-helix transcriptional regulator: MTQDKHITRAQIAEHFAVPTRSLSGVLRDIGIVPRASGTRWSVIFGALGLAVDQSAEHWDVLTQPLMTAKQVAKLLGGVSTSIIYRWAKGQQPAGMPPFPKPILLSAHPQPKTKRPGQRWRKAEILAWDCSKPMPEYRSLTGAVDVPALSSASLISDANAPSPDQLPGMFALPAPIEGEPE, encoded by the coding sequence ATGACCCAGGACAAACACATCACCCGCGCCCAGATTGCCGAGCATTTTGCCGTACCGACACGCAGCCTATCGGGCGTTTTACGCGACATCGGCATCGTGCCGCGTGCCAGCGGCACCCGTTGGTCAGTCATATTTGGGGCCCTCGGACTTGCTGTTGACCAGTCTGCGGAGCACTGGGACGTACTGACCCAGCCCTTGATGACCGCCAAACAGGTGGCAAAGCTGCTCGGTGGGGTCAGCACCTCTATTATCTACCGTTGGGCCAAGGGTCAACAGCCTGCGGGCATGCCCCCATTCCCCAAACCAATTTTGCTCAGTGCTCATCCTCAACCAAAAACCAAGAGGCCGGGTCAGCGCTGGCGCAAAGCCGAGATCTTGGCGTGGGATTGCAGCAAGCCCATGCCTGAATATCGCAGCCTGACTGGTGCCGTCGATGTGCCAGCACTGTCCTCGGCCTCCCTCATCTCTGATGCCAATGCGCCATCACCCGATCAACTCCCGGGCATGTTTGCGCTGCCAGCTCCCATTGAAGGAGAGCCCGAATGA